The Aspergillus luchuensis IFO 4308 DNA, chromosome 6, nearly complete sequence genome segment TCTCTTGCTTGTAGAGATCTGGTCAGCATCATTTGGAGTAATTGGGAGACATTTGTCTAGTGTTCATGTTTGGTTCAATTACCGCGGAGATATATAAATTGTACATCTTTTTCTCTGAACGATGTACATGGGAGATGTTTGATTCATGTGAAGTGTGAGAGACTGGGTTTTGGCTATATATTTGAATAATGTTGGTAGGATACAACGCGATAataggatatatataatacagaaagACAGCCATATCCCATCAAATGTTTGTGTCAAGCGTCGTATCCAAGTCACATAATCTTCTTTAGATCAGGTGATGGCGCAGCGCGGGACAAGTTCGGCCCGAGCCATCCCGGCTATTCCTGTTCGGGCCTGATCCCTCAGGCCGCCTGCATGACTTTTGATTAAATACGAGATGATTGCCCCCTCTCCCTAACTCGTGTCGAAAAATTATCCCATTTCTTGCCAGTCCTTTCTGCAATACGCGTCTTGTATTTTGTTTTCAGTGAGAGCCGTTGTTCTGCCACTCTCTTCAGAGCAACGCGATTCTCGTTCACTCGTTTAACTTATTCACCCGTCGCCCTATCAACAACTTTAGGCATTTTACTCCAGTCACTCTTTACTGTCTACCATGTATCGCTCacttttttctattcttattgCTCTCTGCTTCTATGGCCATTGCGCCTTTGCCTCCTTAACTTCAAGCGAGATCGCCAACTCTTTGAATGAATTGGCGCAACAAGGTTTCGCTGCCAAGGATCTCGTATTGGAGATTAACTCCACCGCCGATGCCGGTCCGATGCGTGTATGTTTGCCCTGGGTATCCTGAGATACGGTCATGATCCACAGCTCGAAGTATGCGTTTTACTGATGAGGTGTAGGATGTCTATACGGAAATGGATACGATGGTGACCGTGGTCCTCACGGACGTCGAGTTCATGACCAATACCCCTATCATCACTGATCAATCCGAAGAGCAGACAGTATATGAAGGGTACTCAAATGTGAGGTCATCAGCCTAACCCATAgaaactaaatatataacttattcCTTTGGCCGCTAGTTCGTACAGTCGCTCCTTGAGCTCATGGACGCCTTCTCCGACAGCGCAACTGAGTTGAAGTCGATTGACTCAACCACCAAGGAGAAAGTGCCCTCGGAAGTTCGCATCCTGGAAAGTGCCGTGGACGTGAGATTGCCTCGAATTTTGAGCCGTGGAAGTTCACACTAATATGTTATCAGGCCTacttctataatattatcggCCTCTTCCCAGCCAACAGCTCGTACAATGCCCAAGCCAGCAACCAGAAAGCCCAGGTTGACACTCATTGCTTCCAGGCTATCTGGGCGTTTGATCTCAGCGATGGCAGTCAGTTTAGCTCTCAATCGCGCAGGACTAACTCTCTTCACGCTCGAAGAATGATGCGAAACTCTGCGTAAATTGAAACATGTACTTTCTGTAAGGATTGCGCAGAGCTGGATGGTCACCTCGATGGTCACCAACGAAACCCGCTGCtgtat includes the following:
- a CDS encoding uncharacterized protein (COG:S;~EggNog:ENOG410PYRI;~SECRETED:SignalP(1-21)); the encoded protein is MYRSLFSILIALCFYGHCAFASLTSSEIANSLNELAQQGFAAKDLVLEINSTADAGPMRDVYTEMDTMVTVVLTDVEFMTNTPIITDQSEEQTVYEGYSNFVQSLLELMDAFSDSATELKSIDSTTKEKVPSEVRILESAVDAYFYNIIGLFPANSSYNAQASNQKAQVDTHCFQAIWAFDLSDGSQFSSQSRRTNSLHARRMMRNSA